GTCGCTGTCGGCGCAGTTCGAGCATTCGATCGCCGTGACCGAAACGGGCTACGAGATTTTCACGTTGAGCCCGGCCGGCCTGCACCGCCCGCCTTATTCGTTCGCGGGTTAAGCCTTCTTCCGACGGTTGTACGGCGCGAATACGCGTGTATCATTCCACGCGTGATGTCCGATGACTCCCCTTCCGACGAAACCGGCGGCGTGGCCGAAGGCCCCGCCCCGCATTATCACGGCCATCGCCAGCGTCTGCGCGAACGCTTCCGCAAGGCGGGCGGCGGCGCGCTCCAAGATTACGAACTGATCGAGCTGCTGCTGTTCGCCGCGATCCCGCGCCGCGACGTGAAGCCGCTCGCCAAGACGTTGATTCAGCGTTTCGGCTCCTATGCCGAGTTGCTGTCCGCGAGCCGCGAGGAACTCGCCGCGGTCGACGGCTTGGGCGACGTGGCGATCGACACGCTGCTCGCCGTGCGCGAAGCGGCCGTCCGCTTGGCGCGCGCCGACGCGACGGACAAGCCGGTGCTCAGTGGCTGGGAAAAGCTGATGGATTATCTGATGGCGGATATGGGCCGCGCCAAGCAGGAGCATTTCCGCCTGCTGTTCCTCGACAAGAAGAACCGCCTGATCCACGACGAGATCCACCAGAAAGGCACGGTCGACCATGCCCCGGTCTATCCGCGCGAGGTCGCCAAACGCTGCCTGGAAATCGGCGCCTCGGCCGTTATCCTGGTCCATAACCACCCCTCGGGCGACAGCAAGCCGAGTCGCGCGGATATCGACATCACGCGCGAAATCGACAAGGCGTTGAAAATCATCGGCGTGACCGTCCACGACCATGTCGTGATCGGCCGGCGCGGCCATACCAGCTTCAAGTCGATGGGGTTGTTCTGATAGTCTGCGGGCTATGAGATCCCATCACGACATGGGCGGCATCGAGCCGTTCGCCTCGCAACCGATCGACCGCGCGGAACACGAATTGTCGGAATTCGACAAACGCGTGGACGCGCTGGTCAATCTTCTGTCGCACCCGTCGCGCGCGTTGATGCGCGTCGACGAAATGCGCAATTCGATCGAGGCGATGCCGCCCGAGGAATACGACCGCGCACTCTATTACGAAAAATGGATCCACGCGGTCGCCGAAATCATGGTCGCCAAGGACGTGATCGGCGAGGAGGAACTCGTCCTCAAACTCGCGGACCTCAAGGAAGAGGACGGTGAGGAAGCATGAGTTTCGCCCCCGGAACGCGCGTGACCGTGCGCAACGACTGGCCCGAGGCGAAGGGCGTGAAGGTCCATATCCGCACGCCGCATTTCGTGCGCGGCAAAACGGGGCGGATCGAAACGCTGATCGGCGAATTCGGCGATCCCGAATTCCTGGCCGTCGGCCGCAAGGACGCGCCGAAGCGCGCGCTCTATATGGTCGTGTTCGACCGCGCCGATCTGTTTCCCGGCACGGACGCGCGTAACGAAACCCTGACCGCCGATCTTTACGAGAATTGGCTGGAGCCTGCGCCATGAGCGGCGATCATCACGACCATCTTCACACGCATGACGATCACGCGCCCGTCGGCGCGACCGAGCCACGGCCGGAATACGCGCGGCTCGAACGCGCCGTGCGCGAATTGCTGATCGCCAAGGGCGTCATCACCGCCGAAGACGTGCGCAAGCAGATCGAGCTGATGGATAGCCGCACGCCGGCGATGGGGGCGAAGATCGTCGCGCGCGCCTGGGTCGATCCGGCGTTCAAGGCGCGGCTGATGAAGGATGCGAAAGCCGCCGCCGACGAGATGGGCGTGGATACGTCCAACTCCGCGACCGTCGTGGCGCTGGAAAACACGCCCGCGCGCCATCACGTGGTCGTGTGCACGTTGTGCTCCTGCTATCCCAAGGCGATTCTCGGTGTACCCCCCGCTTGGTACAAGTCGAGCGCCTACCGTGCGCGCACCGTCAAGGAACCGCGCAAGGTCTTGGCGGAATTCGGGACTTTCCTGCCCGAAAGCGTCGAAATCCGCGTCGTCGATTCCACGGCCGATATGCGCTATCTGGTCGTGCCGATGCGACCCGCCGGGACCGAGGGGTGGAGCGAAGACCGCCTCGCCGCCCTGGTCGGCCGCGACAGCATGATCGGCACCGCACTCGCCGACACACCGAAGAATTAACGAAGGACGATCGATGATCCCGCGCTATAGCCGCCCCCAGATGACCGCGATCTGGGAGCCCGAGAGCAAATTCCGCATCTGGTTCGAAATCGAAGCCCATGCCTGCGACGCGCAGGCCGCCCTTGGCGTGATCCCCAAGAAGGCCGCCCAGACGATCTGGAAGAAGGGCAAGTGGGAGATCGCGCGCATCGACGCGATCGAGCGCGAGACCAAGCACGACGTCATCGCCTTCCTGACCAACCTCGCCGAATATGTCGGCCCCGACGCGCGCTTCGTGCACCAGGGCATGACCAGCTCCGACGTGCTCGACACGACCTTGTCGGTGCAGCTGGCGCGCGCAAGCGATCTGCTGCTCGACGGCGTCGATCGCGTTCTCGCGGCCCTCAAGAAGCGCGCGAACGAAACGAAGTATCTGCCGACGATCGGCCGCAGCCACGGCATCCATGCCGAGCCGACGACCTTCGGCTTGAAGCTCGCGGGCTTCTACGCCGAGTTCGCGCGCAACCGCAAACGCCTGGAAGCCGCGCGCGCGGAAATCGCGACCTGCGCGATTTCGGGGGCCGTGGGCACCTTCGCCAATATCGATCCGCGCGTCGAAGCGCATGTCGCCAAGAAAATGGGCTTGGTTCCGGAAACGATCTCGACGCAGGTCATTCCGCGCGACCGGCACGCGATGTATTTCGCCACGCTGGGCGTCATCGCCTCGTCGATCGAGCGTTTCGCGATCGAAGTCCGGCATCTCCAGCGCACCGAAATGCGCGAGGCGGAGGAATTCTTCAGCCCGGGCCAAAAGGGCTCGTCGGCGATGCCGCATAAGCGCAACCCGGTGCTGTCGGAGAATTTGACCGGCCTCGCGCGCATCGTGCGCGCCGCCGTGACGCCGGCGCTGGAGAATGTGGCGCTGTGGCACGAGCGCGATATCTCGCACTCCGCCGTCGAGCGCGTGTTCGGGCCCGACGCGACGATCACGCTGGATTTCGCGCTCCATCGCCTTGCCGGCATGATCGAGAAGATGGTGATCTACAAGGATCGCGTGAAAGCCAACTTGGACGCGCTGGGCGGCCTCGTCCATTCGCAGCGCGTGCTGCTGGCGTTGACGCAAGCCGGCGTCAGCCGCGAAGACGCCTATCGCATCGTGCAGTCGAACGCGATGGCGGCGTGGTCGTCCGGCGGCTCGTTCCAGGACCGGCTGAAAGCCGATCCGATCGTCGCCAAGAAGGTGAGCCCCAAGCAAATCGACGCGATGTTCGATATGGGCTACCACACCAAACATGTCGACACGCTGTTCGCGCGTGTGTTCGGCAAGCCGAAGGCGAAGAAGCGGCGCTAACTAACCCCGCGCCATATGCTGGCGACCGGCGGCGGCGAGCGAATCCAAAAACGCGCGCGCCGCCGGGGCGAGGCCCGCTTTGCGCGCGACCGCGCACAGCTTGCGCCGCGCGGGCGGCTCCAGCGGGATCGCGGCCAGGCGCCGCTCGCCCGACGGCACGACGAGTTCGGGCACGATCGACACCCCCACCCCTTCGCGCACCATCGCCAGCAACGCGGCGGGATCGCGCACCGAGAACGCGATCTTCGGCGTGATTCCGTCGGTCTGGAAAATGCCGCGCACGTCGTCTTCGCAGCCGGCGTTCGACATCACGAAGGGTTCGTCCGCGATATCGGCCGGGCGGATCGAACGGCGCGCGGCCAAGCGATGCTTGCGCGGCATGATGGCGAGGAAATCGTCCTCCGCCACCGGCACCGAATCGTAATCCTTGGGCACTTCGGCGGTCAGGCCGATATCGATGGCCCCGCCGGTCACCCAATCGCGGACTTCGTTGTCGGTCCCTTCGATCAGCACGACTTCGATGCCGGGATAGCGCGCACCGAAATTCTTGACGATCGGCGGCAGCAGCCGCGCGGCGGCCGACGCGACCGAGCCCACGCGCACGCGGCCCGATTGCAGGCCGATCAGCACCTGGGCGCGATGGCGCACGCGTTCGATCGCTTCCAGCGCTTGGCGCGCATCCGATTGGATGGCGGCCCCCGCCGCCGTCGGCGCCACGCGGCCGCGATTGCGCAGCAGCAGCACCACGCCCAAGGATTCCTCGAGTGCGGCGACCGCCTGGCTGACGCCCGACTGGGTTAGCCCGAGTTTATGCGCTGCGGCGGTGAACCCGCCTTCTTCCAGCACGGCAAGAAACGCGCGCAGCTGGCCGACATTGATGCTCGACGAACTCATGCGTAACTTCCCTGAAGGCACGGCGTTGCTGGTGCGGCCCGTCTTGTGGCGGGTGTATCGATCCAATAAAGCGCTATTAGCTTACGTCATGGCCGTCATGATTTCAATTTGATTTACTAATGGGCATCCGGCGCTCTAGCGTTCGCCCCCTATGATCGACCAAGCCAAGCCCGCCTCCGCCCTGACCGGCTATGCCTGGGGACTGTTCGCCATATCGATCTGGGTCGCCTGGATGGTGGCGACGCGCGCGGGCGCCAAAAGCGAACTCGACGCCTACGACCTGACGGCGCTGCGCTTCGCGCCCGCCGCCCTGATCATGCTGCCGGTCGCGTGGCGCCACGGCATCAACCCCGCCCGGATCGGCTGGGGTGTATGGGCGATTCTGGTGTGCGGCGCGGGCGTCATCTATTCGGTCGCGTCGGCGACCGGCTTCCGCTATGCGCCGATCAGCCACGGCTCGGTCCTGCTGCCGGGCACGATGCCGCTGTTCACGGCGATTCTATCGGTCTTGATCCTGGGCGAGCGGATCGCGGGGCCGCGCAAGCTCGGCTTCGCGCTGGTTCCGGTCGGCGTCGTCACGCTGGTTTTCGCGGGCGCGCATGACGGCGCCACGGGGCAGGAATGGATCGGCCAATCGATCTTCGTCGCCGTGGCGACGTTGTGGGCGGCCTATACGGTCACGATCCGCAAAACCGGCATCGCCCCGCATATCGCCATCGCCTATGTCTGCGTCTGGTCGGCGATTCTGTTCCTGCCGCCTTACGCCGTCCACGTGCTGACCGCGCAATCGCCCGGCTTGCTGCGCGCAAGTTGGGGCGAATGGGCGGTACAGGCGCTGTTCCAGGGCGTGTTGTCGAGCGTCGTTTCGCTCTACGCCTATAACCGCGCGATCGCGATCCTGGGATCGTCGCGCGCGGCGGCCCTCGCCTCGCTGGTGCCCGTCCTCGCCTCGCTCAGCGCCATTCCGATACTCGGCGAGTGGCCGACAAGCACCGATTGGCTGGGCTTGGCGGCCATCACGGCGGGCGTCTATCTGGCGACCGGCGCGCCGTTGCCGGCGTTCCTTACGCGGCGCGGATCCGGCTGAGGAACGCGTTCACTTCCTGGCTCAAGCGTTCGGCGTTGCGGCCCAGCTCGTCGGCCACTTCGACGACCTGATTGGACATGCGTCCGGTCGCGGCGGCCGAATCCGACACGGTCTTGATCGTGTCGGTCACGCCCGTCGTACCGGAAGCGGCCTGCTGCACCGAGCGTGCGATTTCCTGCGTCGCCGAACGCTGCTGCTCGACCGCGGCGGCCACACCTTGCGCCACCTTGTCGAGATCGGCGATCACGCGATCGACGTCGCGGATCGCGCCGACCGAGGCTTGCGTCGCTTCCTGCACGCCGGTGATCGACTTGCCGATTTCCTCGGTCGCCTTCGCGGTTTGCCCTGCGAGGCTTTTGACCTCGCCCGCCACGACCGTGAAGCCCTTGCCCGCATCGCCCGCACGCGCGGCTTCGATCGTGGCGTTGAGCGCCAGCAGATTGGTCTGGCCCGCGATCTGACGGATCAAATCGACGACGCTGCCGATATGATCGGTCGATTGCGCGAGGCCGGAGATGAGCTGGTCCGAGCGCTGCGATTGCTGGGCCGCGCGCGCGACGATGCGCGCCGTTTCCTCCATCCGCGCGCCGATCTCGCGGATCGAAGCGGAAAGCTCCTCCGCCGCCGACGCCACCGTCTGCACGTTATCCGACGCGGATTGCGCGGAGTTGGCGACCGCCTCGGCCTGGGTCGATGTATGCGACGCGGCTTGCGACAATTGCCCGGCCGTGGCGCGCATCGATTCGGCCGCGTGCGCGACGCCATCGACGACCTTCTTCACGCTGGCGTCGAACTCGGCCGCCAGAGCTTCGAGCTTCTTGTCCGCGGCCTTCTTGTTCTCTTCGAGATAAATCGAGATCGCGTAATCCATGTCGAGCATGGTCGCTTTCAGCAACGCCGATTGCACCGCCGCGATCTTCGCGTTCGCTTGGGCGGGATTCCAGCGGCTGTTATAGGCGCGCACCACCGCATCCATCAGCCGCGCGGCGATGAAGGCGTAACCGCCGATATACCAGCGCGGATCGAGGCCGATGCGGCTGTGGCGCTGGCCGATACGCCGGACCGCCGCGATGTAATCGGCCGAGAACTCGCCCGAGACGATATTGCGCCAATGCTCGATCTGCGCCGCGCGGCCGCGCGCCATCGCAACGTCGCCGCCTTGGAACATCGCCGACATTTCCGGGAATTTGCGCAGATGCTCGTAGAACGCGTCCATCACGCCGGGCACGACCGCGTCGACCATCGGCTTGGCTTCCCGCAACACGGCGCGCGACGCGGGATCGAGCGC
This genomic interval from Alphaproteobacteria bacterium contains the following:
- the radC gene encoding DNA repair protein RadC, which encodes MSDDSPSDETGGVAEGPAPHYHGHRQRLRERFRKAGGGALQDYELIELLLFAAIPRRDVKPLAKTLIQRFGSYAELLSASREELAAVDGLGDVAIDTLLAVREAAVRLARADATDKPVLSGWEKLMDYLMADMGRAKQEHFRLLFLDKKNRLIHDEIHQKGTVDHAPVYPREVAKRCLEIGASAVILVHNHPSGDSKPSRADIDITREIDKALKIIGVTVHDHVVIGRRGHTSFKSMGLF
- a CDS encoding nitrile hydratase subunit beta; the protein is MRSHHDMGGIEPFASQPIDRAEHELSEFDKRVDALVNLLSHPSRALMRVDEMRNSIEAMPPEEYDRALYYEKWIHAVAEIMVAKDVIGEEELVLKLADLKEEDGEEA
- a CDS encoding nitrile hydratase subunit beta, whose amino-acid sequence is MSFAPGTRVTVRNDWPEAKGVKVHIRTPHFVRGKTGRIETLIGEFGDPEFLAVGRKDAPKRALYMVVFDRADLFPGTDARNETLTADLYENWLEPAP
- the nthA gene encoding nitrile hydratase subunit alpha; the protein is MSGDHHDHLHTHDDHAPVGATEPRPEYARLERAVRELLIAKGVITAEDVRKQIELMDSRTPAMGAKIVARAWVDPAFKARLMKDAKAAADEMGVDTSNSATVVALENTPARHHVVVCTLCSCYPKAILGVPPAWYKSSAYRARTVKEPRKVLAEFGTFLPESVEIRVVDSTADMRYLVVPMRPAGTEGWSEDRLAALVGRDSMIGTALADTPKN
- a CDS encoding adenylosuccinate lyase; its protein translation is MIPRYSRPQMTAIWEPESKFRIWFEIEAHACDAQAALGVIPKKAAQTIWKKGKWEIARIDAIERETKHDVIAFLTNLAEYVGPDARFVHQGMTSSDVLDTTLSVQLARASDLLLDGVDRVLAALKKRANETKYLPTIGRSHGIHAEPTTFGLKLAGFYAEFARNRKRLEAARAEIATCAISGAVGTFANIDPRVEAHVAKKMGLVPETISTQVIPRDRHAMYFATLGVIASSIERFAIEVRHLQRTEMREAEEFFSPGQKGSSAMPHKRNPVLSENLTGLARIVRAAVTPALENVALWHERDISHSAVERVFGPDATITLDFALHRLAGMIEKMVIYKDRVKANLDALGGLVHSQRVLLALTQAGVSREDAYRIVQSNAMAAWSSGGSFQDRLKADPIVAKKVSPKQIDAMFDMGYHTKHVDTLFARVFGKPKAKKRR
- a CDS encoding LysR family transcriptional regulator, with the protein product MSSSSINVGQLRAFLAVLEEGGFTAAAHKLGLTQSGVSQAVAALEESLGVVLLLRNRGRVAPTAAGAAIQSDARQALEAIERVRHRAQVLIGLQSGRVRVGSVASAAARLLPPIVKNFGARYPGIEVVLIEGTDNEVRDWVTGGAIDIGLTAEVPKDYDSVPVAEDDFLAIMPRKHRLAARRSIRPADIADEPFVMSNAGCEDDVRGIFQTDGITPKIAFSVRDPAALLAMVREGVGVSIVPELVVPSGERRLAAIPLEPPARRKLCAVARKAGLAPAARAFLDSLAAAGRQHMARG
- a CDS encoding DMT family transporter; this translates as MIDQAKPASALTGYAWGLFAISIWVAWMVATRAGAKSELDAYDLTALRFAPAALIMLPVAWRHGINPARIGWGVWAILVCGAGVIYSVASATGFRYAPISHGSVLLPGTMPLFTAILSVLILGERIAGPRKLGFALVPVGVVTLVFAGAHDGATGQEWIGQSIFVAVATLWAAYTVTIRKTGIAPHIAIAYVCVWSAILFLPPYAVHVLTAQSPGLLRASWGEWAVQALFQGVLSSVVSLYAYNRAIAILGSSRAAALASLVPVLASLSAIPILGEWPTSTDWLGLAAITAGVYLATGAPLPAFLTRRGSG
- a CDS encoding globin-coupled sensor protein, coding for MSGTDNELSRRLEFIALDPASRAVLREAKPMVDAVVPGVMDAFYEHLRKFPEMSAMFQGGDVAMARGRAAQIEHWRNIVSGEFSADYIAAVRRIGQRHSRIGLDPRWYIGGYAFIAARLMDAVVRAYNSRWNPAQANAKIAAVQSALLKATMLDMDYAISIYLEENKKAADKKLEALAAEFDASVKKVVDGVAHAAESMRATAGQLSQAASHTSTQAEAVANSAQSASDNVQTVASAAEELSASIREIGARMEETARIVARAAQQSQRSDQLISGLAQSTDHIGSVVDLIRQIAGQTNLLALNATIEAARAGDAGKGFTVVAGEVKSLAGQTAKATEEIGKSITGVQEATQASVGAIRDVDRVIADLDKVAQGVAAAVEQQRSATQEIARSVQQAASGTTGVTDTIKTVSDSAAATGRMSNQVVEVADELGRNAERLSQEVNAFLSRIRAA